The following coding sequences lie in one Crassostrea angulata isolate pt1a10 chromosome 10, ASM2561291v2, whole genome shotgun sequence genomic window:
- the LOC128168240 gene encoding uncharacterized protein LOC128168240, whose amino-acid sequence MLLYTSIQYDVFEVLVGLLGRFELNYFNGWSPSLNIENQLLIVLMKLKLNLRDIDLAHRFCVSRSTISNMFNTLVHALHEMLYVGVVDTCFPSQLKCKGSMPKSFAEFSSARASMDAIETTQDIPGHLDTQAMAYNSYKSRHTVKAVTCVAPNGAITYCSPLYPGSTSDVAIVRHSRVLEKFKPGDLILTDKGFTIHDQLPQGVCLNIPAFLSSRGQFTKKEAELCYKIARARIHVERANERIKNFEILRHIPATYRPLSTKIFQLCSSLVNLQAPLLKEIS is encoded by the exons ATGCTGCTTTACACATCAATACAATATGATGTCTTTGAAGTGCTTGTGGGACTGCTTGGTCGCTTTGAATTAAATTACTTTAATGGTTGGTCACCATCactaaatattgaaaatcagCTTCTGATTGTTTTGATGAAGCTGAAGCTCAACCTAAGAGACATAGACTTGGCTCACAG GTTTTGTGTAAGCAGATCTACAATTTCCAACATGTTTAACACATTGGTTCATGCCCTCCATGAAATGTTGTATGTGGGTGTTGTTGACACATGTTTCCCCAGTCAGCTTAAATGCAAAG GCTCTATGCCTAAGTCATTTGCAGAGTTTTCCTCTGCAAGGGCTTCCATGGATGCCATTGAGACAACCCAAGATATTCCTGGACACCTGGATACACAGGCCATGGCATACAATTCATATAAGAGCCGTCACACTGTTAAAGCAGTGACTTGTGTCGCCCCAAATGGTGCCATCACTTACTGTTCTCCTTTATATCCAGGATCAACATCAGATGTTGCGATTGTGCGTCACAGCAGAGTTCTTGAGAAATTCAAACCTGGAGACCTGATTTTAACTGACAAGGGATTCACAATCCATGATCAATTACCCCAAGGTGTGTGCTTGAACATTCCAGCATTTTTATCCTCAAGAGGGCAGTTTACCAAGAAAGAAGCAGAACTGTGTTACAAAATAGCCAGAGCAAGAATTCACGTGGAACGGGCTAATGAGAGGATAAAGAACTTTGAAATACTTCGCCACATACCAGCAACCTACAGGCCATTATCAACCAAGATATTTCAACTTTGTTCCTCCTTGGTCAACTTGCAAGCACCccttttgaaagaaatttcatAG